One window from the genome of Aeromonas sp. FDAARGOS 1405 encodes:
- a CDS encoding ABC transporter substrate-binding protein: MQLLIALLLAAQSSTSLKVCGVDWPPFSYAEQGKLMEGISVEIHQEATRRLGMTLTLLELPWGRCEQYVSTQLADGILDNAPLPGCYHSDLATAFYPLAAYVRTDSPLQTFSWEMAKGLKVGMVRGYDYTDKIRNFTGWDPIKAHSDKQLLLLLEKSRVDLIILDYFSAPILSREQDVKIRPLTPFIDSTPLYLCFGKQKADLLPAYNKALQQMLDEGVLDRIYLRYLGEDYRTLQAKQEQMTSKE, from the coding sequence ATGCAGCTGCTGATAGCCCTGTTGCTTGCCGCCCAGAGCAGCACCAGTCTCAAGGTATGCGGTGTAGACTGGCCTCCCTTCTCCTACGCCGAACAAGGCAAACTGATGGAAGGGATATCAGTGGAGATCCATCAGGAAGCAACCAGACGCCTCGGTATGACCCTGACCCTGCTCGAACTGCCCTGGGGCCGCTGCGAACAGTATGTCAGCACCCAGCTGGCGGATGGCATTCTCGACAATGCCCCTCTCCCCGGTTGCTATCACTCTGACCTTGCCACAGCCTTCTACCCGCTGGCCGCCTATGTGCGTACCGACAGTCCGTTACAGACCTTCTCGTGGGAGATGGCCAAGGGACTGAAAGTAGGGATGGTCAGGGGCTATGACTATACCGACAAGATCAGGAACTTCACCGGATGGGACCCCATCAAGGCCCATTCAGACAAGCAGTTGCTGCTGTTGCTTGAGAAGAGCCGGGTTGACCTCATCATCCTCGACTACTTCTCGGCCCCCATCCTCTCCAGGGAGCAGGACGTAAAGATCCGCCCCCTCACCCCCTTTATCGACTCGACACCGCTCTACCTCTGTTTTGGCAAGCAGAAAGCAGACCTGTTGCCTGCCTACAACAAGGCATTGCAACAGATGCTGGACGAGGGAGTCCTGGATCGCATCTACCTGCGCTATCTCGGCGAGGATTACCGGACACTGCAAGCAAAGCAGGAACAGATGACATCGAAGGAGTAA
- a CDS encoding class I SAM-dependent methyltransferase, with protein MQILLEDPAKAAQADALASQLGQIDLPLFALVFTPERLELRKLDEPKLGAVYVDFVAGTVAHRRKFGGGRGQSIAKAVGLKAGAKPTVVDATAGLGRDAFVLASLGCKVTLIERSPVVAALLQDGLARAAQDPEIGPWVSERMHLLQGPAVDNLLALPERPEVIYLDPMFPHKQKSALVKKEMRVFQSLVGPDLDADALLPAALKMANKRVVVKRPDYAGWLNEQKPSMAIETKSNRFDVYVMAALAAS; from the coding sequence ATGCAAATCCTCCTCGAAGACCCCGCCAAGGCCGCGCAGGCAGACGCGCTGGCCAGCCAGCTTGGCCAAATCGACCTTCCCCTGTTTGCTCTGGTGTTTACTCCGGAGCGGCTGGAGTTGCGCAAGCTGGATGAACCCAAGCTGGGTGCCGTCTATGTGGATTTCGTGGCGGGGACGGTGGCGCATCGCCGCAAATTTGGTGGAGGTCGTGGCCAGTCCATCGCCAAGGCAGTGGGGCTCAAGGCCGGTGCCAAACCGACCGTGGTGGATGCCACTGCCGGTCTGGGGCGCGATGCCTTCGTGCTCGCGTCCCTCGGTTGCAAGGTGACCCTGATCGAGCGCAGCCCTGTGGTGGCAGCTCTGTTGCAGGACGGGTTGGCGCGGGCGGCACAGGATCCCGAGATTGGCCCCTGGGTCAGCGAGCGGATGCACCTGCTGCAAGGCCCGGCGGTGGACAACTTGCTGGCGCTGCCGGAGCGGCCCGAGGTGATCTACCTCGACCCCATGTTCCCCCACAAGCAGAAGTCGGCGCTGGTGAAAAAGGAGATGCGGGTGTTCCAGTCGCTGGTGGGGCCGGATCTTGATGCGGATGCCCTGCTGCCTGCCGCGCTCAAGATGGCGAACAAGCGGGTGGTGGTGAAACGACCCGACTACGCCGGCTGGCTCAATGAACAGAAGCCGAGCATGGCCATCGAAACCAAGAGCAACCGCTTCGATGTCTATGTGATGGCGGCGCTGGCGGCGAGTTAA
- a CDS encoding Rho-binding antiterminator has protein sequence MPDYQPISCDLYDWLEIAASWQLPVTLTSRDDRQWDDKIRTIEASEGVEYLLLHSGERLSLAELATLRLNWQGEDKLIRFAPTN, from the coding sequence ATGCCGGATTATCAACCCATCAGCTGCGATCTCTACGACTGGCTCGAAATTGCTGCCAGCTGGCAACTGCCGGTGACCCTCACCAGCCGCGATGATCGCCAATGGGATGACAAGATCCGCACCATCGAAGCCAGCGAAGGGGTCGAGTATCTGCTGCTGCACAGTGGCGAGCGGCTCAGTCTGGCAGAACTGGCGACCCTGCGCCTGAACTGGCAAGGGGAAGATAAGCTGATCCGCTTCGCGCCAACCAACTGA
- the gppA gene encoding guanosine-5'-triphosphate,3'-diphosphate diphosphatase, with translation MHNSPLYAAIDLGSNSFHMLVVREVAGALRTVAKVKRKVRLAAGLDPEFRLSRAAMERGWDCLRLFSEQLQDIPADNIRVVGTATLRLATNVDEFLSEAERVLNHSIEIISGEEEAKTIYEGVSWTSAGEGNRLVIDIGGASTELVIGEHSEAKLLNSLHMGCVTWLNNHFGDGELSEARFEQAIAAAKAVLEKVAEDYRALGWRTCVGASGTVQALQEIMLAQGKSERVTLPKLQELMGQAIACGKLDRLQLEGLAAERLTVFPSGLAILIAIFETLDIESMTLAGGALREGLIYGLLGNNHDCDARDRTADSLISRYQLDKEHAERVRDTAVEAFNQLQPAWRLSKRYGRPILRYAALLHEIGLCIEYKKAPQHAAYIIDNIDMPGFTPAQKKLLSALLFNQRDEFKLEPLEKQGAVTGRQAIRLARILRIALILCMRRTQGTVPSFTLQAEEESLTLTLPKGWMDEHYLRASELRFEVERQQKMGWPTRVQEA, from the coding sequence TTGCACAACTCGCCTCTCTATGCCGCTATCGACCTCGGCTCCAACAGCTTTCATATGCTGGTGGTGCGCGAGGTCGCCGGTGCCCTGCGCACCGTCGCCAAGGTCAAGCGCAAGGTTCGCCTCGCAGCCGGGCTCGATCCGGAATTTCGTCTCAGCCGTGCCGCCATGGAGCGAGGCTGGGACTGTTTGCGTCTCTTCTCCGAACAGTTGCAGGACATTCCGGCCGACAACATCCGGGTGGTGGGCACCGCAACCTTGCGGCTTGCCACCAACGTCGACGAGTTCCTCAGCGAAGCGGAACGGGTACTCAACCACAGCATCGAGATCATCTCGGGCGAGGAAGAGGCCAAGACCATCTATGAAGGGGTCTCCTGGACCTCCGCCGGGGAAGGCAACCGGCTGGTGATCGACATCGGCGGTGCCAGCACCGAACTGGTGATCGGCGAACATAGCGAAGCAAAACTGCTCAACAGCCTGCACATGGGCTGCGTCACCTGGCTCAACAATCACTTTGGTGATGGTGAGCTCTCCGAAGCCCGTTTCGAGCAGGCGATTGCTGCCGCCAAGGCGGTGCTGGAGAAGGTGGCGGAAGATTATCGCGCCCTCGGCTGGCGCACCTGCGTCGGCGCCTCCGGCACGGTACAGGCGCTGCAAGAGATCATGCTGGCGCAAGGGAAGAGCGAGCGGGTCACCCTGCCGAAACTGCAGGAGCTGATGGGTCAGGCCATCGCCTGCGGCAAGCTCGACCGGCTGCAACTGGAAGGGCTGGCGGCCGAGCGGCTGACCGTGTTCCCCTCCGGCCTCGCCATCCTGATCGCCATCTTCGAAACCCTCGATATCGAGAGCATGACCCTCGCGGGTGGCGCCCTGCGTGAAGGCTTGATCTACGGTCTGCTTGGCAACAATCACGACTGTGATGCCCGGGATCGTACCGCCGACAGCCTGATCAGCCGCTATCAGCTGGATAAAGAGCACGCCGAACGGGTGCGCGATACCGCCGTCGAGGCGTTCAACCAGCTGCAACCGGCCTGGCGACTCTCCAAACGCTACGGTCGCCCGATTTTGCGTTATGCCGCCCTGCTGCACGAGATCGGCCTCTGTATCGAGTACAAGAAGGCGCCGCAACACGCCGCCTACATCATCGACAACATCGACATGCCGGGCTTTACCCCTGCGCAAAAGAAGCTGTTGTCGGCCCTGCTGTTCAACCAGCGGGACGAATTCAAGCTGGAACCGCTGGAGAAACAGGGTGCCGTCACCGGTCGTCAGGCGATCCGGCTGGCCCGTATCCTGCGCATCGCGCTGATCCTCTGCATGCGCCGCACCCAGGGCACAGTGCCCAGCTTCACCCTGCAGGCAGAAGAGGAGTCATTGACCCTGACCCTGCCCAAGGGCTGGATGGATGAACACTACCTGCGCGCCAGCGAGCTGCGCTTTGAAGTGGAACGCCAGCAGAAGATGGGCTGGCCGACCCGCGTACAGGAAGCCTGA
- the rhlB gene encoding ATP-dependent RNA helicase RhlB, with translation MSKTHLTTDKFAQMGLEPEVLAGLESKGFHYCTPIQALSLPLLVEGHDLAGQAQTGTGKTIAFLAATFNYLLTHPLTKPRLVNQPRAIIMAPTRELAVQIYNDADSIAASTGLKLGLAYGGEGYDKQLAVLEQGVDILIGTTGRIIDYFKSKVIDLSNIQVVVLDEADRMFDLGFIKDIRFLFRRMPPATERLSMLFSATLSLRVQELAYEHMNHPEHVQVEPEQMTGVRIKEELFYPSNEDKMLLLLSLMEEEWPEKAIVFANTKHVCEDVHAWLENDGHRVGLLTGDVPQKKRMKILEDFTKGALDILVATDVAARGLHIPDVTHVFNYDLPDDAEDYVHRIGRTGRAGKSGHSISLACEDYAFNLPAIEEYIHHAIPVSKYDREALLDDVTPPKRVFRNRQPVNRNMRDRQGGGNSNNRRRPPRKS, from the coding sequence ATGAGCAAAACACACTTAACGACCGACAAATTCGCCCAAATGGGCCTCGAACCCGAAGTTCTGGCTGGTCTGGAATCAAAGGGATTTCACTATTGCACGCCCATCCAGGCACTGTCTCTGCCACTGCTGGTAGAAGGTCATGACCTCGCCGGTCAGGCCCAGACAGGAACCGGCAAGACCATTGCCTTCCTGGCTGCGACATTCAACTATTTGCTGACTCACCCGCTGACCAAGCCCCGTCTGGTTAATCAACCCAGAGCCATCATCATGGCACCCACCCGGGAACTGGCAGTACAGATCTATAACGATGCCGACAGCATCGCCGCCTCTACCGGCCTGAAACTCGGCCTCGCCTACGGTGGCGAAGGTTACGATAAGCAGCTGGCCGTGCTGGAGCAAGGTGTCGACATCCTGATCGGCACCACCGGCCGCATCATCGACTACTTCAAGTCCAAGGTGATCGATCTGAGCAACATTCAGGTCGTGGTTCTGGACGAAGCGGATCGCATGTTCGATCTGGGCTTCATCAAGGACATCCGCTTCCTGTTCCGCCGCATGCCGCCCGCGACCGAGCGTCTGAGCATGCTGTTCTCAGCCACCCTCTCCCTGCGCGTGCAAGAGCTGGCCTACGAACACATGAACCATCCGGAACATGTGCAGGTAGAGCCTGAGCAGATGACCGGCGTGCGGATCAAGGAAGAGCTGTTCTACCCCTCCAACGAAGACAAGATGTTGCTGCTGCTCTCCCTGATGGAAGAGGAGTGGCCGGAAAAAGCGATCGTCTTCGCCAACACCAAGCATGTCTGTGAAGACGTCCATGCCTGGCTGGAAAACGACGGCCACCGCGTCGGTCTGCTGACCGGTGACGTGCCGCAGAAAAAGCGGATGAAGATCCTCGAGGATTTCACCAAGGGTGCGCTCGATATTCTGGTCGCCACCGACGTGGCCGCCCGTGGTCTGCACATCCCTGACGTGACCCACGTCTTCAACTATGACCTGCCCGACGACGCCGAAGACTATGTACACCGTATCGGTCGTACCGGTCGTGCCGGCAAGAGCGGTCACTCCATCAGCCTGGCCTGTGAAGACTATGCCTTCAACCTGCCGGCCATCGAGGAGTACATCCACCACGCCATTCCGGTCAGCAAGTACGACCGTGAAGCGCTGCTGGATGACGTGACCCCGCCGAAACGGGTGTTCCGCAACCGTCAGCCGGTGAACCGCAACATGCGGGATCGTCAGGGCGGTGGCAACAGCAACAACCGTCGTCGTCCGCCGCGCAAGAGCTAA
- the trxA gene encoding thioredoxin TrxA — translation MSDKIVQLSDASFEADVIKADGAVLVDFWAEWCGPCKMIAPILEEVAQEYEGRVTVAKLNIDHNSDTPPKYGIRGIPTLLLFKNGEVAATKVGALSKTQLKEFLDGNL, via the coding sequence ATGAGTGACAAGATTGTTCAGCTGAGCGATGCCAGCTTCGAGGCAGATGTAATCAAAGCCGATGGCGCCGTTCTGGTCGACTTCTGGGCCGAGTGGTGTGGTCCGTGCAAGATGATTGCCCCGATCTTGGAAGAAGTTGCCCAAGAGTACGAAGGTCGCGTGACCGTAGCCAAACTGAACATCGACCATAACTCTGATACTCCGCCCAAGTACGGCATTCGTGGTATCCCGACCCTCTTGCTGTTCAAGAATGGCGAAGTGGCAGCGACCAAGGTCGGTGCACTGTCCAAGACTCAGCTGAAAGAGTTCCTGGACGGCAACCTGTAA
- the rho gene encoding transcription termination factor Rho, with amino-acid sequence MNLTELKNTPVSELVKLGESMGLENLARAHKKDIIFAILKAHAKGGEDIFGDGVLEILTDGFGFLRSADGSYLAGPDDIYVSPSQIRRFNLRTGDTISGKIRPPKEGERYFALLKVNEVNYDRPENSRNKILFENLTPLHANERLRMERGNGSTEDITARVLDLASPIGKGQRGLIVAPPKAGKTMLLQNIAQSIAYNHPDCELIVLLIDERPEEVTEMQRMVKGEVIASTFDEPASRHVQVAEMVIEKAKRLVEHKKDVVILLDSITRLARAYNTVIPSSGKVLTGGVDANALHRPKRFFGAARNVEEGGSLTIIATALIDTGSKMDEVIYEEFKGTGNMELHLSRKIAEKRVYPAIDITRSGTRKEELLTSGDELQKMWILRKIVHPMGEIDGIEFLIDKLAMTKTNDEFFDAMRRQQK; translated from the coding sequence ATGAATCTGACTGAATTAAAGAACACTCCTGTGTCCGAGCTGGTCAAGCTTGGCGAATCCATGGGGTTGGAAAATCTGGCTCGGGCGCACAAGAAAGATATTATTTTTGCAATCCTCAAGGCGCACGCCAAGGGTGGTGAAGATATCTTTGGCGACGGTGTGCTGGAAATCCTGACCGATGGTTTCGGCTTCCTGCGCAGTGCAGACGGCTCCTATCTGGCAGGCCCTGACGATATCTACGTCTCCCCGAGCCAGATCCGCCGCTTCAACCTGCGTACCGGCGATACCATCTCCGGCAAGATCCGGCCACCGAAAGAGGGCGAACGCTACTTCGCACTGCTCAAGGTCAATGAGGTCAACTACGACCGCCCGGAAAACTCCCGCAACAAGATCCTGTTTGAAAACCTTACCCCCCTGCATGCCAACGAACGTCTGCGTATGGAACGGGGTAATGGCTCTACCGAAGATATCACCGCCCGTGTACTGGACCTGGCTTCCCCCATCGGTAAAGGCCAGCGTGGCCTGATCGTGGCGCCGCCCAAGGCCGGTAAGACCATGCTGCTGCAGAACATCGCCCAGAGCATCGCCTACAACCACCCGGACTGTGAACTGATCGTTCTGCTGATCGACGAGCGTCCGGAAGAAGTGACCGAGATGCAGCGCATGGTGAAGGGTGAAGTGATCGCTTCCACCTTTGACGAGCCTGCTTCCCGTCACGTTCAGGTTGCCGAAATGGTGATCGAGAAGGCCAAGCGTCTGGTCGAGCACAAGAAAGATGTGGTGATCCTGCTGGACTCCATCACCCGTCTGGCCCGTGCCTACAACACAGTTATCCCGTCATCCGGCAAGGTACTGACCGGTGGTGTGGATGCCAACGCCCTGCACCGTCCCAAGCGCTTCTTCGGCGCCGCGCGTAATGTTGAGGAGGGTGGCAGCCTGACCATCATCGCCACCGCGCTGATCGATACCGGTTCCAAGATGGATGAGGTTATCTACGAAGAGTTCAAGGGTACCGGCAACATGGAACTGCACCTCTCGCGCAAGATTGCCGAGAAGCGTGTCTACCCGGCTATCGACATCACCCGCTCAGGCACCCGTAAAGAAGAGCTGCTCACCTCAGGTGACGAGCTGCAGAAGATGTGGATCCTGCGCAAGATTGTCCACCCGATGGGCGAGATCGACGGTATCGAATTCCTCATCGACAAGCTGGCGATGACCAAGACCAACGACGAGTTCTTTGACGCCATGCGGCGCCAGCAGAAGTAA